TCATCGACGGACGGGAGGTGCTCGTGAGCGTCGTCCGCGACGTGACAGAGCGGACCGAGCGCGAACGCGAACTCGAACGGCTCGCGGAGATCCTGACGCACGATCTAAAGAGCCCGTTGAACGCCGCGAACGCGCAGGTGAACATCCTCCGCTCGGAGGTCGAGGGCGGCGAGGAGTTCCTTGACCGGCTCAAACGCGTCCACGACAGGATGGGCTCGATCGTCGCCGACGTCCGGGCGCTGATCGACGGGAGCCGATCGCACGGGCTGACGCTCGAATCAGTGGATCTGAGGCGGGTCGTCGCCGACGCGTGGGAGGCCGTCGGCGGGCAGGGCGACGAGATCGATCCGACGTGGAGCGGGAACACCGACGCGAGCCTCGTCGTCGAGGGCGACTTGGGGACGGTCACCGCCGACGAACGACGGCTCTGCCGACTCTTCGAGAACCTCTTCGAGAACGCCCTTCGACACGCGGGCGACGACGCCGACTGCGTCACGGTGACGGTGTCGCCGACGCCGACCGGGATCGCCGTCGCCGACGACGGTGTCGGCGTGCCGGCGGCCGACCGCGACCGCGTCTTCGAGTACGGGTACACCACTGCTGCCGGCGGGACGGGCTTCGGGCTCAACATCGTCGCCGCGACGGTCGAATCGCACGGTTGGGACATCACGGTGTGCGATTCCAGCACCGGCGGAGCCTGTTTCGAGATCACTGGGATGCGCGGGCCCGCCGAGTGATCGGTCAAGCGAATCGCCGCGGGGACTGACCAGTCGGGCGCGTCGCCGCGGGCATCGACGGGGATCACGAGCGCGTCGGCGTCGGCACCGACGGCCCGCACAGACGACAAACCGGAGCGACCTTACGCCCGCGGGGGAAACCCCCGAACACACCAGATGCGTGCGGCCCACCCCCTCGAACGACGTGTCGGGATCGAGCACTACTACAGCGACGTCGACGGCACCGGCGGCCGCCTGCGGACGAAACCGGCTGACTTCCGCGTCCGCGAACTGGAGGCCATGGACCCCGAACCGCTCAGTACCGACGCGGGCGACTACCCCCATCTGCTCGTCCGCGCGACGCTCCGTGGATGGGATACGAACGACTTCGCTCGTCGACTCTCGAACGCCCTCGGAATCAGCCGCGAGCGGGTCTCATGGGCCGGAACGAAGGACAAGTACGCGATAACGACCCAGCTGTTCTCGGTTCGGGACGTCGATCCCGACGACTTCCCCGAGATCGACGACGCCGATGTCGAGGTCCTCGGACGAATCGGCCGACGGCTCCACTTCGGCGATCTGGCGGGCAACGCGTTCGAGATCCGCGTTCGCGAGGCCGACGTCGAGCCCGTCGAATCGATCACCGCGGAGTTACACGAGCGGGTCGCGGGCGACGGTTCGTCGACCGAACGGACCGAGAGCGAGGATGACGACGACGGCCCCGCCGCTGAGGCCGCGACCGACGTCGCCGTCCCCAACTACTTCGGCCACCAGCGGTTCGGGAGCCGACGGCCCGTCACCCACGAGGTCGGCCTGTGCGTCGCCCGCGGCGAGTGGCGCGAGGCGGTTCTGGCGTACGTCGGCAACCCGTACGAGGCAGAACCCGACGACACGCGGGCGGCCCGCGCCTTCGTCGACGAGCAGGCCGAGCGCGCGGATCCGGACTGGCGGGGCGCGCTCGATCGGATGCCCGGCGCGCTCCGCTTCGAGCGCTCGATGCTGCACCGTCTACACGAGGACGGAGACGACACGCCCGCAGACTGGCGACACGCGCTGGAAGCCGTTCCGCGAAACCTCCAGCGGCTGTTCGTCAACGCCGCGCAGTCGTACGCCTTCAACCGGATCGTGAGCGAGCGGCTCTCGCGCGGCCTGCCGCTCGCCCGTCCGGTCGACGGCGACGTCGTGTGTTTCGCCGATCGGGACGCTCCGGAGGGGCTCTACCGCCCGGACACGGACCGCACGCAGGTCGCGACCGACCGCCGCGTCGACGTGATGGCTCGCCACTGCGAGCGCGGACGGGCGTTCGTCACCGCGCCGCTCGTCGGCACCGAGACCGAACTGGCAGACGGAGAACCGGGCGACGTCGAGCGCGCGGTCCTCGACGAACTCGGGCTCATCCCGGGCGATTTCGATCTCCCCGGCGAGTTTCATTCGACGGGCACCCGGCGGGCCGTCCTCCTGCGGACGCGCGTTGCGTCCGAGGTCGACGCCGCCGAGGACGCCTACGGACTGTCGTTCTCGCTCCCGTCCGGGTCGTACGCGACGGTCTTGCTGCGGGAGTACCTGAAGACGAGCCCGGTCGACCT
This DNA window, taken from Halobellus sp. LT62, encodes the following:
- the truD gene encoding tRNA pseudouridine(13) synthase TruD, coding for MRAAHPLERRVGIEHYYSDVDGTGGRLRTKPADFRVRELEAMDPEPLSTDAGDYPHLLVRATLRGWDTNDFARRLSNALGISRERVSWAGTKDKYAITTQLFSVRDVDPDDFPEIDDADVEVLGRIGRRLHFGDLAGNAFEIRVREADVEPVESITAELHERVAGDGSSTERTESEDDDDGPAAEAATDVAVPNYFGHQRFGSRRPVTHEVGLCVARGEWREAVLAYVGNPYEAEPDDTRAARAFVDEQAERADPDWRGALDRMPGALRFERSMLHRLHEDGDDTPADWRHALEAVPRNLQRLFVNAAQSYAFNRIVSERLSRGLPLARPVDGDVVCFADRDAPEGLYRPDTDRTQVATDRRVDVMARHCERGRAFVTAPLVGTETELADGEPGDVERAVLDELGLIPGDFDLPGEFHSTGTRRAVLLRTRVASEVDAAEDAYGLSFSLPSGSYATVLLREYLKTSPVDL
- a CDS encoding PAS domain-containing sensor histidine kinase produces the protein MREFAAGIGGALGQLVDGMGDAVVVRDAASGELLAVNDAVETVFGCVPDPERDLDDACAVEPTRAAEARENAIYRAQRSSPAAFRWKAERSDGTAFWAESTVSTTVIDGREVLVSVVRDVTERTERERELERLAEILTHDLKSPLNAANAQVNILRSEVEGGEEFLDRLKRVHDRMGSIVADVRALIDGSRSHGLTLESVDLRRVVADAWEAVGGQGDEIDPTWSGNTDASLVVEGDLGTVTADERRLCRLFENLFENALRHAGDDADCVTVTVSPTPTGIAVADDGVGVPAADRDRVFEYGYTTAAGGTGFGLNIVAATVESHGWDITVCDSSTGGACFEITGMRGPAE